The following coding sequences lie in one Cyanobacterium sp. Dongsha4 genomic window:
- a CDS encoding chemotaxis protein CheW, producing the protein MDYFIVELTNQKKIAIPLEKIQEVITANYADICPIPGVKNSLLGLISQRGILLWLLDLSLLLQNVPSFSNRLSSSTILVTKLGKNNVGLIVKKLGEIKDFLQDNISQDNLEKSSSIPLLNEYLDSFIHNEKELLPILNLANIQTYLNTN; encoded by the coding sequence ATGGATTATTTTATTGTCGAATTAACTAATCAAAAAAAAATCGCTATTCCCCTCGAAAAAATACAGGAGGTGATAACAGCTAATTATGCTGATATTTGCCCTATTCCGGGGGTTAAAAATAGTCTTTTAGGGTTAATTAGTCAAAGGGGTATTTTACTGTGGTTATTAGATTTATCTTTACTATTGCAAAATGTTCCTTCTTTTTCTAATCGTCTGAGTTCTAGCACTATTTTAGTTACTAAATTAGGTAAAAATAATGTAGGTTTAATTGTCAAAAAATTAGGAGAAATTAAAGATTTTTTACAGGATAACATTAGCCAAGATAATTTAGAAAAAAGTTCTTCTATTCCTCTTTTAAATGAATATTTAGATAGTTTTATTCATAATGAAAAAGAGTTATTACCAATTTTAAATTTGGCTAACATTCAAACTTACTTAAATACTAATTAG
- a CDS encoding methyl-accepting chemotaxis protein has protein sequence MANLQEQKTTTKEFSDHILNLQKKVQENPQDLIIKLNLATAFQQEKYYNEAVAIYEQIIEQDNEEVFAESAKVAIAEIQKEKLTKEDAVIEKDKKEKKSKKKKVNLWQRLVNLPIAYKQFIALFISSSISVFGVVLAGRLITVVLGRSQLENQSIAELAVSVINYNSRISEMESGFRGQSDNIAIIEAARNYQQNRQIPSSLKDTVRQILRNETNARQIEYATLIGLDNRIIVNANDDRTGEVFDPKNLVSEVVKFPRRMQTNAVIPWAEIEKEKPPLPSSISEQDVLVNFSFTPVTDPQSQQVIAILMAGEIVNGKTLFLKRTLDAVGGGYGAIYMFNNGKFELVTSGLQEAGSDEFQNNIPLPDLNLIQTAETGVGGNILDRILIENQWFTVAVKALPNFRGEEIAFVVRGTPEMQLQRLLNQSLTYQILAGVASLIVAIILAILFGRALTKPIQRLQKSAQRIGKGDRNVRAEITSEDEVGQLAKTFNEMAERIEDYTEAIEDIAQQREKEAQFQKQQRENLQKNVINLLLDIEEASKGNLTVQAEVVSGEVGSIADAFNSTLNNLQRLVQQVVTSANQVHETALANGHSVTHLAQNSSKQDMSIQAIGASIAEIAQESEKISESTQNAASISRESRLTAQEGEKIIDETVNSIYQIRQTVADTAKKAKRLADSSQEISKIVSIISSISEKTNLLAFNASIEAARAGENGQGFRVVADEVRRLAEQVTFSTQEIEQLVVTIQEETSEMMRMMEESTTQVVTGTKLVKNTKETLQKLAQISNDIDNLLESISNSITEQKNTSQKVNEKMREVATVTTETAQEANQVSESLQELVKVAMEMQQSASRFQVS, from the coding sequence ATGGCAAATTTACAGGAACAAAAAACCACAACTAAAGAATTTTCTGATCATATTCTTAATCTCCAAAAAAAGGTTCAGGAAAATCCCCAAGATTTAATCATAAAACTTAATCTTGCCACTGCTTTTCAACAAGAAAAATATTACAATGAAGCTGTAGCCATTTATGAACAAATTATCGAACAAGATAACGAAGAAGTATTTGCCGAAAGTGCTAAAGTTGCGATCGCAGAAATTCAAAAAGAAAAATTAACCAAAGAAGATGCAGTTATAGAGAAAGATAAAAAAGAGAAAAAAAGTAAGAAAAAGAAAGTTAATTTATGGCAAAGATTAGTTAATTTACCTATTGCTTACAAACAATTTATTGCTTTATTCATTTCTAGTTCTATTTCCGTTTTTGGGGTAGTGTTAGCAGGGCGATTAATTACCGTTGTTTTGGGAAGAAGTCAGCTAGAAAACCAGTCCATTGCAGAGTTAGCCGTATCAGTTATTAACTATAATTCTCGCATTAGTGAAATGGAGTCAGGATTTAGGGGACAAAGTGATAATATTGCTATTATAGAAGCCGCTAGAAATTACCAACAAAATAGGCAAATTCCCAGTAGTTTAAAGGATACCGTTAGGCAAATTTTACGCAACGAAACTAATGCTCGACAAATTGAATATGCTACTTTAATTGGCTTAGATAATCGGATTATTGTTAATGCTAATGATGATCGCACAGGAGAAGTTTTTGACCCTAAAAATCTTGTTTCTGAGGTGGTAAAATTCCCTCGAAGAATGCAAACTAATGCGGTTATTCCTTGGGCAGAAATTGAGAAAGAAAAACCACCTTTACCTAGTAGTATTTCTGAACAAGATGTATTAGTTAACTTTAGTTTTACCCCTGTTACTGATCCCCAATCTCAACAAGTTATTGCTATTTTAATGGCGGGGGAAATTGTTAATGGAAAAACTCTCTTTTTAAAACGCACTTTAGACGCAGTTGGGGGGGGATACGGGGCAATTTATATGTTTAATAATGGTAAATTCGAGTTAGTAACATCGGGTTTACAAGAAGCAGGAAGCGATGAGTTTCAAAATAATATTCCTTTACCCGATTTAAACTTAATTCAAACTGCAGAAACAGGGGTTGGGGGCAATATTCTCGATCGCATCTTAATTGAAAATCAATGGTTTACTGTGGCAGTAAAAGCCTTACCCAACTTCAGAGGAGAAGAAATTGCTTTTGTGGTACGTGGCACTCCTGAGATGCAATTACAAAGACTACTCAACCAGAGTTTAACTTACCAAATTTTAGCAGGGGTTGCTTCTTTAATCGTGGCAATTATTTTAGCGATTTTATTCGGACGTGCTTTAACCAAACCCATTCAAAGATTACAAAAATCTGCCCAAAGAATCGGAAAAGGCGATCGCAATGTCAGAGCGGAAATCACCTCAGAGGATGAAGTAGGGCAATTAGCAAAAACCTTTAATGAAATGGCAGAAAGAATTGAAGACTATACAGAAGCCATTGAAGACATCGCCCAACAACGGGAAAAAGAAGCCCAATTCCAGAAACAACAACGGGAAAACCTCCAGAAAAACGTAATTAACCTCCTCCTCGACATCGAAGAAGCCAGTAAGGGTAATTTAACTGTACAGGCGGAAGTAGTATCAGGAGAAGTAGGCTCTATTGCTGATGCCTTTAACTCCACCTTAAATAATCTTCAGCGATTGGTGCAACAAGTTGTCACCTCTGCCAATCAAGTCCATGAAACGGCTTTAGCCAATGGGCATTCAGTCACTCACCTAGCCCAAAACTCCAGTAAACAAGATATGTCCATTCAAGCCATTGGGGCTTCTATTGCGGAAATTGCCCAAGAAAGTGAGAAAATTAGCGAATCAACCCAAAACGCCGCTTCTATCTCCAGAGAATCTCGTCTTACTGCCCAAGAAGGGGAAAAAATCATCGATGAAACCGTAAATAGTATTTATCAAATTCGTCAAACCGTAGCCGATACCGCTAAAAAAGCCAAACGTTTAGCCGACTCATCCCAAGAAATTTCAAAAATTGTCAGTATCATTTCTAGTATTTCCGAAAAAACCAACCTTCTCGCCTTTAACGCATCCATTGAGGCCGCAAGGGCAGGAGAAAATGGACAAGGTTTCCGAGTAGTAGCGGACGAGGTACGCAGACTAGCTGAACAGGTGACATTTTCTACCCAAGAAATTGAGCAATTAGTAGTAACAATTCAGGAGGAAACTAGCGAAATGATGAGGATGATGGAGGAAAGCACCACCCAAGTAGTAACAGGGACAAAATTAGTCAAAAATACCAAAGAAACCCTGCAAAAACTGGCTCAAATCAGTAATGATATTGACAATCTGTTAGAGTCGATCTCCAATAGTATTACAGAGCAGAAAAACACCTCTCAGAAGGTAAACGAGAAAATGCGAGAAGTGGCAACGGTGACAACAGAAACCGCTCAAGAAGCTAATCAAGTATCAGAATCCTTACAAGAGTTGGTAAAAGTAGCGATGGAGATGCAACAATCCGCCTCCCGCTTCCAAGTCAGTTGA
- a CDS encoding peptidylprolyl isomerase, with product MTINITPISNQSFNLETSSTTINLLNHFDDPLTTGKVANFNLGDNSLGSGEINIVLFDQTGDGAPIAVNNFTSYVDGGDYNNSIIDRSFSTPQSKYLLGGAYTVENLEVKRITPKAPIENEFSAQRSNKAGTIAMYNLTNDPNSARNRWVFNLTDNTNFDTFNGGLTVFGQVLSPEDLNTLNAIASLPTIVTQLQVRSSSNNSNSVLSTPFRNLPVNDSNANDFNFPYSSYPFTEDNQFVRFENITIDNVLEFTFTVESNTNPNVVSPSFDNQGNLILDYGSSLKTPLYRFQNQDLPGTYLFVGEEERKNILRNFRNFKEEGLAFKSASQANGDTIKTGETDITIKATNLLGESAQQSFNVSVTGDVPENENQDQLIRFNRFQNRDIPSTYLYASEEESRSIRQNYTNFIEEGIAFYTYGADANLGQDIYRFQNTSQPGTYLFVGEEEKNSILANYPQFVLEGVAFEVAV from the coding sequence ATGACGATTAACATTACTCCTATTAGCAATCAATCTTTTAATCTTGAAACCAGTAGCACTACCATTAATTTATTGAATCATTTTGATGATCCTTTAACCACTGGAAAAGTAGCTAATTTTAATTTAGGGGATAATTCTTTAGGTAGTGGTGAAATTAATATTGTTTTATTTGACCAAACAGGAGATGGGGCGCCCATTGCTGTCAATAATTTTACCAGTTATGTTGATGGTGGTGATTATAACAATTCCATCATTGATCGTTCCTTTTCTACTCCTCAATCTAAATATCTTTTAGGGGGGGCTTATACTGTCGAGAATTTAGAGGTGAAGCGTATTACCCCTAAAGCACCTATTGAAAATGAATTTAGTGCCCAACGGTCTAATAAAGCTGGTACGATTGCTATGTATAACCTAACAAATGACCCTAATAGTGCCAGAAATCGATGGGTTTTTAATCTTACTGATAATACTAATTTTGATACGTTTAATGGTGGTTTGACTGTTTTTGGTCAGGTTTTATCCCCAGAAGATTTGAATACCTTAAATGCGATCGCATCCCTGCCCACTATTGTTACTCAGTTACAAGTAAGATCCTCCAGTAATAATAGTAATTCAGTATTATCAACACCCTTCCGTAATCTACCTGTAAATGATAGTAATGCAAACGATTTTAATTTTCCCTATTCCTCTTATCCATTCACCGAAGATAATCAATTTGTCCGCTTTGAAAATATTACCATTGACAATGTACTCGAATTCACCTTTACTGTAGAAAGTAATACCAATCCTAACGTTGTTAGTCCTAGTTTTGATAATCAAGGAAACCTCATTTTAGATTACGGTAGCTCTTTAAAAACTCCCCTCTATCGCTTCCAAAACCAAGATTTACCCGGCACATATTTATTTGTGGGAGAAGAAGAAAGAAAGAATATTCTCCGTAATTTCCGCAATTTTAAGGAAGAGGGATTAGCCTTCAAAAGCGCTAGTCAAGCCAATGGAGATACCATTAAGACAGGAGAAACGGATATTACCATCAAAGCCACCAATCTATTGGGAGAATCAGCCCAACAGAGTTTTAATGTCAGTGTGACAGGAGATGTACCAGAAAATGAAAATCAAGATCAATTAATTCGTTTCAATCGTTTTCAAAATAGGGATATACCCAGTACTTACCTTTATGCGTCAGAGGAAGAAAGTCGCAGTATTCGTCAAAACTACACTAACTTTATCGAAGAAGGTATCGCTTTTTATACTTATGGTGCAGATGCTAATTTAGGACAAGATATTTACCGTTTTCAAAACACCAGTCAACCCGGTACATATTTATTTGTAGGAGAAGAAGAGAAAAATAGTATTCTCGCTAACTATCCTCAATTTGTTTTAGAAGGGGTTGCTTTTGAAGTCGCCGTCTAA
- a CDS encoding response regulator, with the protein MTRKTVTSPNVKEIVAIPYKALQGLLAKKVSGKLMIQDPNDESVKWLIYLGEGKIHYAHSVNGKRERVRYLLSRCYPEHGFYIPQELEDDYGFICQHWRDGDLDMQKVRTILAYMTQEAIALCLALPRATISFEKIVGLDPLILNLSLKSLIEPVKSKVRGWVTLREYISSPFVRPQVNNWDVLRTHFGNRIAEYQEVEQLKPYLDDHRTLYDIASYSRHSVLDLALLLHPLIKSDIITVSPFQEPIEAEDKPLIACIDDSQAIQRIVKMTLIAGGFDVVSITEPAKAMSSFVRKKPDLILMDINMPDIDGYKLAYMLRQSALLKDIPILMLTGRDGVLDRVKAKMVGAVGYISKPFNPQELVQSIQDNIQKAV; encoded by the coding sequence ATGACCAGAAAGACTGTAACTTCCCCTAATGTTAAGGAAATAGTTGCCATTCCCTATAAAGCCTTACAGGGATTATTAGCAAAAAAAGTTTCGGGTAAATTAATGATTCAAGACCCCAATGACGAGTCGGTAAAGTGGCTGATTTATCTGGGTGAGGGAAAGATTCACTATGCCCATAGTGTCAATGGTAAAAGAGAAAGAGTTAGATACCTTTTATCTCGGTGTTATCCTGAGCATGGTTTTTATATACCCCAAGAATTGGAAGATGATTATGGTTTTATTTGTCAGCATTGGCGTGATGGTGATTTGGATATGCAGAAGGTTCGTACTATCCTCGCTTACATGACTCAAGAGGCGATCGCACTTTGTTTAGCTTTACCTCGTGCTACCATTTCCTTTGAAAAAATTGTTGGTTTAGACCCTTTAATTCTTAATCTTAGTTTAAAATCCCTGATTGAACCCGTAAAATCGAAAGTCAGAGGATGGGTTACTCTCAGAGAATATATTTCTTCCCCTTTTGTTCGTCCTCAAGTGAATAATTGGGATGTTTTAAGAACTCATTTTGGCAATAGAATAGCAGAATATCAGGAAGTTGAACAGTTAAAACCCTATTTAGACGATCATCGTACTTTATATGATATTGCCTCTTATTCCCGTCATTCTGTTTTAGATTTAGCCTTACTATTACATCCCCTAATCAAATCAGATATTATCACCGTCAGCCCTTTTCAAGAACCGATTGAAGCTGAAGATAAACCCCTTATTGCTTGTATTGATGACAGTCAGGCTATTCAAAGAATAGTCAAAATGACCTTAATTGCAGGGGGATTTGATGTAGTAAGCATCACTGAACCAGCTAAAGCCATGAGTAGTTTTGTTCGAAAAAAACCAGATTTAATTCTTATGGACATCAATATGCCTGATATTGACGGCTATAAATTAGCTTATATGTTACGTCAATCAGCTTTACTCAAAGATATTCCTATCCTAATGTTAACAGGTAGAGATGGAGTTTTAGACAGGGTAAAAGCAAAAATGGTTGGTGCTGTAGGATACATTTCTAAACCATTTAATCCCCAAGAATTAGTACAATCAATACAAGATAACATTCAAAAAGCTGTTTAA
- a CDS encoding Tol biopolymer transporter periplasmic protein, producing the protein MKFSRFFKIIICSFCLSSCSNYPRLLNFPFSDNNRSFNTRSAEFNPSISGEYITFVSDRNGSQDIYLFDARNRRLIDLPGLNAFDEVASNPSISEDGRYLVFSILAEGKSGLYLYDRTTQQKRLLIPQTKQEIRNPTISSNGEKIAFEIARNGQWDIVVTDIRGNVLDN; encoded by the coding sequence GTGAAGTTTTCTCGTTTTTTTAAAATAATTATTTGCAGTTTTTGTCTCAGTAGTTGCAGTAATTATCCTCGCTTATTAAACTTCCCTTTTTCCGATAATAACCGTAGTTTTAACACTCGTTCAGCCGAATTTAATCCCTCCATTTCAGGGGAGTATATTACTTTTGTTTCTGATCGTAACGGCTCTCAGGATATATATTTATTCGATGCGAGAAATCGTCGTCTAATTGATTTACCCGGTTTAAATGCTTTTGATGAAGTTGCTTCTAATCCTTCTATTTCTGAAGATGGACGTTATCTGGTATTTTCCATTTTAGCGGAGGGTAAGTCTGGGCTATATTTGTACGATCGCACCACTCAACAAAAAAGATTATTAATCCCTCAAACCAAACAAGAAATAAGAAACCCCACAATTAGTAGCAACGGAGAAAAAATTGCGTTTGAGATTGCCAGAAATGGACAATGGGATATTGTTGTTACCGATATTCGGGGTAATGTTTTGGATAACTAG
- a CDS encoding response regulator, whose product MLDANSLAEIALEARNCFLEEDAPEFLQILTEGITNLKQILNESKNNQDLHGVYKELGRAAHSIKGGAGMAEMPLVSKLAHKMEDLFEALQQDRVEDLDTTLGLLVLGVEELDNLVELEKNSCLLDTHSADELIIALDDFLQALNPSDELAEIGFADDSFIKTALESDLSDCIQRVQEIIENKELATPKNVKNSIDTLLEECELLGQALNCHWLVEISQLIKQLKSDFEDDIINFTKEAIALIEKNKQQYLVETNPQLPQYSDYFQKLLLGDTQEQIEQLIIEEKPEELKPKQTVETQSKFNLEKPPLPSNNRNLRIPINKVNKMGDLTGQLLIFYEQLSLYENQIKQASFSLKKRTKLLAPLKEQLEYIYDQFSVKEKENIEQNGHKSQIDIEHLTEFDALEFDEYSQIHDTLQSLTELIIQIQEVREDFDLVNREFQETLIDMRKCLDTLDQELREVRLVPFINLAGSFVKPLEKMNKDYHKSVKLIIEGEQVLIDQNIIETLRTPFNHIIRNAFDHGIEMPDIREKEGKPNPAQIKLSAKLEGNNVILTIADDGQGIDIKKVYEKAKMLGLFPQNKEFNQLPREEILGTIFSPGFSTASQVSDLSGRGMGMDIVKAEIEKLRGTIEVKTEIGKGTIFQLKIPMALNIISLLLVKIASQTVAIPSENVLRVIRLSDYEIQDNQILWEEQKISFYHLSQILPYNTSNLSLDIGQPYAGLLLQISGEKVVMAVDAVVDEKPLVSKSLDDTVAIPPYLGGCTILGSGTVVPIFVPDYFKSLLIQRESKRQLKKIEKETLTVKTDELSIMIIDDSVAVRRTLNRTLTQVGYNVTQCRDGKEAWNTLQSTSEHFDLAICDLEMPRFDGYKVLQLIRASEAWKNLPVIILTSRDNDLHRQKAMDLGANAYLTKPFNPLKIIEKVKDVTLRF is encoded by the coding sequence ATGTTAGATGCCAACAGTTTAGCCGAAATAGCCCTAGAAGCTCGAAATTGTTTTTTAGAAGAAGATGCCCCCGAATTTTTACAAATTCTCACCGAAGGCATTACGAATTTAAAACAAATCCTAAATGAATCGAAAAACAATCAAGATTTACATGGAGTTTATAAAGAATTAGGACGTGCCGCTCACTCCATAAAAGGCGGTGCAGGAATGGCAGAAATGCCTTTAGTGAGTAAATTGGCTCACAAAATGGAGGATTTATTTGAAGCCTTACAACAGGATAGGGTAGAAGATTTAGACACTACTTTAGGCTTGTTAGTTTTAGGAGTGGAAGAATTAGATAATCTAGTGGAATTAGAAAAAAATTCTTGCTTATTAGATACCCATTCTGCCGATGAATTAATTATTGCATTAGATGATTTTTTACAGGCTTTAAACCCTAGTGATGAACTGGCAGAAATCGGGTTTGCTGATGATAGTTTTATCAAAACTGCCCTAGAGTCGGATTTATCTGATTGCATTCAAAGAGTTCAAGAAATTATTGAAAATAAGGAATTAGCTACTCCTAAAAATGTTAAAAATAGTATTGATACTCTATTAGAAGAATGTGAATTATTAGGTCAAGCTCTTAATTGTCATTGGTTGGTAGAAATTAGTCAATTAATTAAACAGTTAAAATCAGATTTTGAAGATGATATTATTAATTTTACCAAAGAAGCGATCGCACTTATAGAAAAGAATAAACAACAATATCTTGTCGAAACTAATCCTCAACTTCCTCAATATTCTGACTATTTTCAAAAATTATTATTAGGAGATACTCAAGAACAAATTGAACAACTAATTATAGAAGAAAAACCAGAAGAATTAAAACCAAAACAAACTGTAGAAACTCAATCCAAGTTTAATTTAGAAAAACCGCCCCTACCTAGTAATAATCGTAATTTGAGAATCCCCATTAATAAAGTTAATAAAATGGGTGACTTAACAGGACAATTATTAATTTTTTATGAACAATTAAGCCTTTATGAAAACCAAATTAAACAAGCTAGTTTTAGCCTCAAAAAAAGGACAAAATTATTAGCACCCTTAAAAGAGCAGTTAGAATATATTTATGATCAGTTTAGCGTTAAAGAAAAAGAAAATATTGAGCAAAATGGTCATAAATCGCAAATAGACATTGAACATCTTACAGAATTTGATGCTCTTGAATTTGATGAATATAGTCAAATCCACGATACCCTACAAAGTTTAACGGAATTAATTATCCAAATCCAAGAAGTTAGAGAAGATTTTGACTTAGTTAATCGGGAATTTCAAGAGACATTAATTGATATGAGAAAATGTCTTGATACCCTCGATCAAGAATTAAGAGAAGTACGCCTAGTTCCTTTTATTAACTTAGCAGGAAGTTTTGTTAAACCTCTCGAAAAAATGAACAAAGATTATCATAAATCTGTAAAATTAATCATCGAAGGAGAACAAGTTTTAATTGACCAAAATATTATCGAAACTCTAAGAACACCCTTTAATCATATTATCAGGAATGCTTTTGATCATGGTATAGAAATGCCAGATATAAGAGAAAAAGAAGGTAAACCGAACCCAGCACAAATTAAATTAAGTGCGAAATTAGAAGGAAATAATGTGATTTTAACTATTGCTGATGATGGACAAGGAATAGATATAAAAAAGGTATATGAAAAAGCAAAAATGTTAGGCTTATTTCCTCAAAATAAAGAATTTAATCAACTTCCCAGAGAGGAAATTTTAGGAACTATTTTTTCCCCTGGATTTTCCACTGCATCTCAAGTTAGTGACTTGTCAGGAAGGGGGATGGGCATGGATATTGTTAAAGCAGAAATTGAAAAATTAAGAGGTACTATTGAAGTAAAAACAGAAATAGGAAAAGGTACAATCTTTCAGCTAAAAATTCCTATGGCATTGAATATTATTTCCTTGCTATTGGTTAAAATTGCTTCTCAAACAGTGGCAATTCCTTCCGAAAATGTCTTGAGAGTAATTCGTCTTTCCGACTACGAAATTCAGGACAATCAAATATTATGGGAAGAGCAAAAAATTTCTTTTTATCATCTCTCACAAATATTACCCTACAATACCTCTAATTTATCCCTTGATATAGGACAACCCTATGCAGGTTTACTATTGCAAATTAGCGGAGAAAAAGTCGTTATGGCAGTGGATGCGGTAGTGGATGAAAAACCCTTAGTCAGTAAAAGTTTGGATGATACCGTAGCGATTCCCCCTTATTTGGGAGGTTGTACCATCTTAGGTAGTGGAACTGTTGTTCCTATTTTTGTTCCCGATTACTTTAAATCCTTACTCATTCAAAGAGAAAGCAAACGACAGTTAAAGAAAATAGAGAAAGAGACTCTAACGGTTAAGACTGATGAATTATCAATTATGATTATTGATGACTCTGTAGCTGTCAGACGAACTCTTAATCGTACTTTAACTCAAGTGGGTTATAACGTTACTCAATGTCGAGATGGTAAGGAAGCGTGGAATACCTTACAAAGTACATCAGAGCATTTTGATTTGGCTATTTGCGATTTAGAAATGCCCAGATTTGATGGTTACAAAGTATTACAGTTAATTCGAGCATCGGAGGCGTGGAAAAATTTACCTGTGATTATACTTACATCCCGTGACAATGATTTACACCGACAAAAAGCCATGGATTTAGGGGCAAATGCTTATTTAACAAAGCCCTTTAACCCCTTAAAAATTATTGAAAAAGTCAAAGATGTGACTTTAAGATTTTAG
- a CDS encoding response regulator, with translation MKKVLVVDDSKSQQRLVNGLLQTLDVEVELADNGESALQWLTHNGQPDLILMDIVMPDMSGLDVCRHIRKEMNYKTVPIIFVTTKDEDFDKFWALRQGGTAYITKPYSPTDLLNTVKNYL, from the coding sequence ATGAAAAAAGTGTTAGTAGTCGATGATTCTAAATCCCAACAACGTCTCGTTAATGGTTTATTACAAACTTTGGACGTGGAGGTAGAGTTAGCCGACAATGGAGAATCTGCCTTGCAATGGTTAACCCATAATGGACAACCAGATTTAATTCTGATGGATATTGTTATGCCCGATATGAGTGGTTTAGATGTTTGTCGTCATATTCGTAAGGAAATGAATTATAAAACCGTTCCTATTATTTTCGTGACTACCAAAGACGAAGATTTTGATAAATTTTGGGCATTGAGACAAGGGGGCACTGCTTATATTACAAAGCCTTATAGTCCTACTGATTTGTTAAATACTGTCAAGAATTATCTTTGA
- the pstS gene encoding phosphate ABC transporter substrate-binding protein PstS encodes MGKIKSLIPSALGGLLFLSAGLTACSDKQSSSVSAPSIDPNQIVMLKGAGASFPAPLYQKWIQEYSSTDDKKNIRINYDSVGSGTGVKNFLAEAVDFGASDAPLKDEEKQKFPENRGKPIQIPMTGGLLVFAYNLANYEGLDDIRLSRNTYCGIVTGKITKWNDPAIAADNPDVRLPDIPLIFVHRSDGSGTTFIFTSHIEKACSDWSAGSGKEVEWPSGVGADGNEGVSTQIQQTAGAIGYIEYSYSKDKNLQTAVLENKSGNFIKPSPENASKAFVGQTVPDDFALVIPDTEAPDAYPIVGLTWLLLYTNYDDPTKAEVVKNFVQWSLVEGDESASTLGYLPIPDDLQEKVITTLNQSL; translated from the coding sequence ATGGGAAAAATTAAGAGTCTAATACCTTCTGCTTTAGGAGGTTTATTATTTTTGTCCGCAGGGTTAACCGCTTGTAGTGATAAACAAAGTTCTTCTGTAAGCGCTCCAAGTATTGACCCCAATCAGATTGTCATGTTAAAGGGTGCTGGGGCATCTTTTCCCGCTCCGTTATATCAAAAATGGATTCAGGAATATAGTTCTACAGACGATAAAAAAAATATTAGGATTAACTATGATTCTGTCGGTAGTGGCACTGGGGTAAAAAACTTTCTTGCCGAAGCGGTGGATTTTGGTGCTAGTGATGCACCGTTAAAGGATGAAGAAAAGCAGAAATTTCCTGAAAATAGGGGTAAGCCCATTCAAATTCCCATGACTGGAGGGTTATTGGTATTTGCCTATAACCTTGCTAATTACGAAGGATTAGACGATATTCGTTTATCTCGTAACACCTATTGCGGTATTGTGACGGGTAAAATTACGAAGTGGAATGATCCTGCGATCGCAGCCGATAATCCTGATGTAAGATTACCAGATATTCCCCTTATTTTCGTTCATCGCTCTGATGGTAGTGGCACAACTTTTATCTTCACTAGCCACATTGAAAAGGCTTGTAGTGATTGGAGTGCAGGTTCAGGAAAAGAAGTAGAATGGCCTAGCGGAGTTGGTGCAGATGGTAATGAAGGAGTTAGTACCCAAATTCAACAAACCGCAGGTGCGATCGGTTATATAGAATATTCTTACTCCAAAGACAAAAACTTACAAACAGCAGTCTTAGAAAACAAATCAGGTAACTTCATTAAACCTTCTCCAGAAAACGCTTCCAAAGCCTTTGTTGGACAAACTGTCCCCGATGATTTCGCTTTAGTTATTCCTGATACCGAAGCTCCTGATGCTTACCCCATCGTTGGTTTAACTTGGTTACTTCTATACACTAACTACGATGACCCTACTAAAGCAGAAGTAGTGAAAAACTTTGTACAGTGGAGTTTAGTTGAAGGTGATGAAAGTGCTTCTACTTTGGGTTATTTACCCATTCCTGATGATTTACAAGAGAAAGTAATTACCACTCTCAATCAAAGTCTATAG